A section of the Deltaproteobacteria bacterium GWC2_65_14 genome encodes:
- a CDS encoding 50S ribosomal protein L16, whose translation MLAPKRVKFRKMQKGRRRGKAQAGNSLNFGDFGVKATTAGWITSRQIEAARVAMTRFVKRGGKIWIRLFPDKPITKKAAETRMGKGKGAPEEWVCVVRPGLVLYEIEGVDEATARAAFRLASHKLPIQTKFLSREG comes from the coding sequence ATGCTGGCGCCGAAGCGGGTGAAATTCCGGAAGATGCAGAAAGGCCGCAGGAGAGGGAAGGCGCAGGCCGGGAACAGCCTGAACTTCGGGGATTTCGGGGTCAAGGCCACCACTGCGGGCTGGATTACCTCCCGCCAGATCGAGGCGGCCCGCGTGGCGATGACGCGGTTCGTGAAGCGCGGCGGAAAGATCTGGATCCGCCTCTTTCCGGACAAGCCGATCACGAAGAAGGCCGCGGAAACCCGCATGGGCAAGGGAAAAGGGGCCCCGGAGGAATGGGTGTGCGTGGTGCGCCCAGGGCTCGTCCTCTACGAGATCGAGGGAGTGGACGAGGCGACGGCCCGTGCCGCCTTCCGGCTCGCCTCGCATAAGCTACCGATCCAGACCAAGTTCCTGTCGCGGGAGGGGTAG
- a CDS encoding 50S ribosomal protein L22: MEAKATLRFVRVSPRKARLVVDLIRGKRIEDARTILRLANKASARTVRKVLDSAMANAGQTGVIDVDSLFVKSAFVNQGTSQKRFRPAPMGRAHRYRRRTSHITIVLDER, from the coding sequence ATGGAAGCGAAAGCGACGCTGAGATTCGTGCGGGTTTCCCCGAGGAAGGCCCGACTCGTGGTCGACCTGATCCGGGGAAAGAGGATCGAGGACGCCCGGACCATCCTGCGGCTGGCGAACAAGGCGTCGGCCCGCACCGTCCGGAAGGTGCTCGATTCCGCCATGGCGAACGCGGGGCAGACCGGGGTCATCGACGTGGACAGCCTCTTCGTGAAGAGCGCGTTCGTGAACCAGGGGACCTCCCAGAAGCGATTCCGCCCCGCCCCGATGGGAAGGGCCCACCGGTACCGCCGGCGGACGAGCCACATCACGATCGTGCTGGACGAGCGCTAA
- a CDS encoding 30S ribosomal protein S3 yields MGQKVHPYGFRLGIIKDWRSRWYAEKEYGANLQEDLRIRSFVKKRLTHAGVSVVEIERKSNRVHVIIHTARPGIVIGKKGAEIETLKKDLQKFAKKEVTITIQEIRRPETDAQLTAENVAMQLERRVAFRRAMKKTVLSSMKLGAKGIKINVAGRLGGAEMARSEWYREGRVPLHTLRADIDYGFAEARTTYGKIGVKVWIYKGEVLPSADGSTTG; encoded by the coding sequence TTGGGACAGAAGGTACATCCGTACGGGTTTCGCCTGGGGATCATCAAGGACTGGAGATCCCGCTGGTACGCCGAGAAGGAGTACGGCGCGAATCTCCAGGAGGATCTGCGGATCCGCTCCTTCGTCAAGAAGCGGTTGACCCACGCCGGGGTCTCCGTGGTGGAGATCGAGCGGAAGTCGAACCGGGTGCACGTCATCATCCACACCGCGAGGCCCGGGATCGTGATCGGAAAGAAGGGCGCGGAGATCGAGACCCTGAAGAAGGACCTCCAGAAGTTCGCGAAGAAGGAGGTCACCATCACGATCCAGGAGATCCGGAGGCCGGAGACGGACGCCCAGCTGACCGCCGAGAACGTGGCGATGCAGCTCGAGCGGCGTGTGGCGTTCCGGCGGGCGATGAAGAAGACGGTTCTCTCCTCGATGAAACTCGGAGCCAAGGGGATCAAGATCAACGTTGCCGGGCGACTGGGAGGCGCGGAAATGGCACGCTCGGAGTGGTACCGGGAAGGCCGGGTCCCTCTGCACACCCTCCGGGCGGATATCGACTACGGGTTTGCCGAGGCGAGGACCACCTACGGCAAGATCGGCGTGAAGGTCTGGATCTACAAGGGGGAAGTGCTCCCCTCCGCCGACGGGTCCACCACAGGATAG